In a genomic window of Rhododendron vialii isolate Sample 1 chromosome 12a, ASM3025357v1:
- the LOC131310761 gene encoding uncharacterized protein LOC131310761, translating to MNVMELPKRYILNTWMLDAKVSSSIEGKVKGDEKDPKLVTSAWYKHRCPRMVNLATLSPEDDDAYELVDTAIAHLFSKVEANALGCSSGTSPGGGPIDMELNLGVPNLGRAKGFKKRQGAHE from the coding sequence ATGAATGTCATGGAACTTCCCAAGAGATACATATTGAACACATGGATGCTAGATGCAAAGGTTTCTTCATCGATTGAGGGCAAAGTTAAAGGGGATGAGAAGGATCCTAAGTTGGTAACATCCGCATGGTATAAGCATCGTTGTCCAAGAATGGTAAACCTAGCAACTTTGTCACCGGAGGATGACGACGCATATGAGTTGGTGGATACAGCTATTGCTCATTTGTTCTCTAAAGTTGAAGCCAATGCACTAGGCTGTAGCTCCGGCACTTCTCCTGGTGGAGGCCCTATTGACATGGAACTGAATTTGGGTGTTCCTAATTTGGGGCGAGCTAAGGGCTTCAAAAAGAGACAGGGGGCACATGAATGA